One part of the Fusobacterium pseudoperiodonticum genome encodes these proteins:
- a CDS encoding ABC transporter ATP-binding protein, with translation MEKILSYKNVSFRRDGREILKNINWEIKKGENWALLGLNGSGKSTLLSMIPAYTFATSGEVSVFEKKFGTCVWAEVKEKVGFVSSSLNTFSDSLNNQTLNNIVLSGKYNSIGIYQEITQKDREKANNIIKDFKLSHLKLNKYITLSQGEQRKTLLARAFMNEPSLLILDEPCSGLDIRAREIFLKTLEESKSDIPFIYVTHQIEEIISSITHVAILDNGEIMSQGNKFEVLTEENLSKLYGIDLKIEWSNNRPWLIVK, from the coding sequence TTTATCATATAAAAATGTTTCTTTTAGAAGAGATGGTAGAGAAATTTTAAAAAACATTAATTGGGAAATAAAAAAAGGTGAAAATTGGGCTTTACTTGGACTAAATGGTTCAGGGAAATCTACTCTTTTATCTATGATACCAGCATATACCTTTGCTACAAGTGGTGAAGTTTCTGTTTTTGAAAAGAAGTTTGGTACTTGTGTTTGGGCAGAGGTTAAAGAAAAAGTTGGTTTTGTCAGTTCAAGTTTAAATACTTTCTCTGACAGTTTAAATAATCAAACTTTAAATAATATTGTTCTATCAGGAAAATATAACTCAATAGGTATCTATCAAGAAATTACTCAAAAAGATAGAGAAAAGGCCAATAATATTATAAAAGATTTTAAACTATCTCATTTGAAATTAAATAAATATATCACTTTATCTCAAGGTGAACAGAGAAAAACCTTGCTTGCTAGAGCCTTTATGAATGAGCCTTCTCTTTTAATTTTAGATGAACCTTGTTCAGGGCTAGACATAAGGGCAAGAGAAATATTTTTAAAAACTTTAGAGGAAAGTAAAAGTGATATTCCATTTATCTATGTAACTCATCAGATAGAAGAGATAATCTCTTCTATTACTCATGTGGCTATACTAGATAATGGAGAAATAATGTCACAAGGAAATAAATTTGAAGTTTTAACTGAAGAAAATCTATCAAAACTTTATGGTATAGATTTAAAAATTGAATGGTCTAATAATAGACCTTGGCTAATTGTGAAGTAA